CTACTGGGTGGCGGACGAACAGAAGCTGAAAGCGTTGACGGCCGGTCTGTTCGGCCGCTGACCGCCCGCCGTTGTCTGCAATTTTCTCCTGTGAACCGTATCGGTTCCGTGCTATAATGACAAGGTTGAACAATTGTTCAACAGTCATTATCGCACCTTCCAAAAGGGGACGCCTGTAGACATGGACAAACTGTATCACATATGGGGATACGTCTATCGAAGAGGACTCGTTGTCGTTATGACGGTCCTGCTGGTCCTGTTCACCGAATTGATGGGCCGCGGAAGCTGGAAGGACACGCTGGCCTGGGGAAGCGGCAGCTTTGCGGAATTTTTCCTCAATGTGCTGCTGGTCGGCTCCCTGTTTTTCGTCCTGATCGCCCTGATCGGCCGAACCCGCTGGGCCTTCTGGATTTTGTTCGCGGCGCTTTTCCTGCTCGGATTGATCAGCGGCATCAAGCTGAAGATGCTGGGCGTGCCGCTGCTGCCGTGGGACTTTGTCCTGACGGGCGAGACGCAGGATATGGTGCAGTATTTGACCAACATTTTTACGCTGCCTACCGTATCCGGGTTTATCGTGTTTGTCGGCCTTCATTTGTTCGTGCTGTACAAGCTGGACTGGGTCGAGAAAAAGTGGAATTGGCAAGAACGCGGCATCCTGGCGGTCGTCGGTTTGGCCGTCTTGGGCGTGCTGACGTTCGAAAAGCCGGTATCGCTTCACCGGGCGCTGTCCGTATCCAATATGCCTTGGGATCAGGCGGAAAACGTCAGAGTCAACGGTCTGGCGCTGACGATGCTGAACAACACGCACCTGATGAAGCGGGAAGCTCCGGACGGATACAACCGCGAGACGATCGAAGCGTTCCTGCCGGCCGAAGACCGCAAGCCCGAACTGCCCGGCGTCAAACCGAACGTAATCGTCATTCTGGGCGAATCGTTCTGGGACCCGACGCAGATACCGGGCGTTACGTTTAACGAAGATCCGGTTCCGACCTTCCACAAGCTGATGAAGGAATACAGCAGCGGCTGGCTGCTGTCGCCGCAATTCGGCGGCACGACGGCCAACGTCGAATTCGAGGTGCTGTCGGGCTTGTCCATGAGGTTCCTGCCCCAAGGCTCCATCCCGTATAACCAATACATGACGAGGGGCATCGACTCTCTGGCCGGCATCTTCTCCCGCCACGGGTATAACGCCGTAGCGATTAGTCCGTTCCACAGTTGGTTTTTCAACAGCAAGCAGGTTTACAAAAATCTCGGCTTCAACCAGTTTTTGAGCATCGAGTTTTTCCGTCCCGAATATTCGGGTCCGTACATTGCGGACAAGGAAGTCGGGCGGATGATCGTCGACGAGGCGAAATCGACCGACGGTCCCGATTTTATTTTCGCCAATACGATGGAAAATCATTTTCACTTTTACCCCGGCAAATTTCCGGAAAATCCATTCACGGCGACCGCTCCGGGCGCTTCGGCCGGCGCTGTGGGCCAGCTTGAGACGTTGGCGCGAGGCATGCGCGGGACCGACGAGATGCTGAAAATGATCGTGGATTACTTTGAGCAGTCCAGCGAACCGACCGTCGTCGTCTTTTTCGGAGACCATCTTCCTTATCTGGGCGACGACTATCAGGTGTATAAGGAAACGGGCTGGATCAGCGGTCCGGACGATCCGGATTTTCTGGAGAAAATTTACCGCACGCCGGTGTTCGTCTGGGACAACTACTTGAACAAGCCGCGCGAGGATCTCGGCATGAGCCCGTCCTTCCTCGGACCGTATGTGTTGAACCGGATCGGCATGCCGGGCACGGCTGTAACCGATTACCTGTACGCACTGTACCGCGAAATGCCGGTGATTCCGCCGCAAAATTATTATGAGAAATACGGCGTGTCCGCGGAGAAGCTGAAGCCGTACGAGCAGCTTCAATACGACGTATTGTTCGGCGAGCAATATGCGTACGAAGGCTACAAGGACAAAATCGTGAAGGACGATTACGTGCTCGGCTACGGTCCGCTGGAGATTGCCGGCGTGCAGGCGGACGGGGAGAACGGCATCGTTGTTACCGGCCGCAATCTGCCGCCTCTCGGCGTCGTCTATTGGAACGGCGCCAAGCTGGAGACGAAGTGGCAAAGCCTGGAGTGCGTTCGCGCGGTCCTTCCGGATGGCCAAAAGCCGTCGGACGGCGGCGAAGTCCAGGTGAAGGTTTACGATTCCAAGGAGACGGTTGTCGGCCAATCGAATACGTTCACGTTTAAATAACGCAGGCCAATCGCAAGCCGGCGGATCACGGGCGGCCCTCCGCATGAAGGGATGCGGAGGGCCTTTGTTTAAGGCGGAGGGAACTCCCCCGCGAAGTCCGGAAACGGACCGCTGACCGGCGAAAAACCGGCTTTGTGACAAAAACGTGAAAGAGAAAAATTTTTGATTCAGGGGCTTTACAAGCATAGGGGGCCTGTATATAATAAATAAGGCAAGCGCGATGAACGGCGCAACAAGCAATGAGCTGATGTAGCTCAGAGGCAGAGCAACGCACTCGTAATGCGTAGGTCGGAGGTTCGACTCCTCTCATCAGCATCTTAGACAAGAACCTTTTAATGGCGAGGCTTCCCGGTTATGCGGGAAGCCTCGCCTGCTTTTCCGATTCGAAACCCGAATCCGGACCGAAACGTAAACAAGGATAAGCCAGTTCCGACAGGAGGTGCACATATGGGATTCGTCATTGCCATCGCGCTGATTGCCATCGGGTATGTGGTGATGAGAGGAGCGACGGCGGATAAAATGCCGTCCTCGGGCAGAAACGCGTCCGCGCATCGCCGCCGCCGGCCGTCCTCTTCGGCCAACTCCATCGCCAACCCGGTGTATCCGCATTACCCTGTGTACAGCGACAGCCATAACCACAAGCACCATGCGGACGGATGCGGCAACTATTCGGACAACGGATCGTGGGGCTCGACGTCTCCCGATTCAAGCTGCGGCGGTTCGTCCGACGGCGGCTCCGGAGGCGGGGGCGGCGACTGAAGCATTTATTCCCTGCGGGCGGTTTGACGGTAAATTGATATAGACGCCGGGGCGCCGTTTGTTTTGCGTGGTCCAGGTTCCTCCTGCCATTTATCGCACCGCCCTTAAGCATGGACGACTTTACTGCTCGCGTGCCCGTGCAGCCCGGGCCGATGGTGACCTCGCAAGCATGGTTTGAATCTTGGAGACAATCGTATCGACGTCGCCGCCGTTGTTGAGTGAACGGCAGAGGCGTTCGCGCGTTATCATGTCGAACATAACGGCTGGCCCGGCATCGGCTACACCTACGTGATCGGCCGCGATGGAACGGATGGTGTAGGTGGCTTCCGCCGGCATAATCGCTTGAAGGATATCCTTGTGTGCCGGCGTGAACTGGACGCGCTCTACAGACGAAGCGTCAGCGGCGAACTGCAGCCTCCCGTGCTGACCGACTACACGTGGGCGGAGAAGGCATATAAGGGTGAGCTGACCGTCAGCGAACTGGCTTGGCTGAGTGCCGTCATCTCCGC
The nucleotide sequence above comes from Paenibacillus thermoaerophilus. Encoded proteins:
- a CDS encoding LTA synthase family protein, yielding MDKLYHIWGYVYRRGLVVVMTVLLVLFTELMGRGSWKDTLAWGSGSFAEFFLNVLLVGSLFFVLIALIGRTRWAFWILFAALFLLGLISGIKLKMLGVPLLPWDFVLTGETQDMVQYLTNIFTLPTVSGFIVFVGLHLFVLYKLDWVEKKWNWQERGILAVVGLAVLGVLTFEKPVSLHRALSVSNMPWDQAENVRVNGLALTMLNNTHLMKREAPDGYNRETIEAFLPAEDRKPELPGVKPNVIVILGESFWDPTQIPGVTFNEDPVPTFHKLMKEYSSGWLLSPQFGGTTANVEFEVLSGLSMRFLPQGSIPYNQYMTRGIDSLAGIFSRHGYNAVAISPFHSWFFNSKQVYKNLGFNQFLSIEFFRPEYSGPYIADKEVGRMIVDEAKSTDGPDFIFANTMENHFHFYPGKFPENPFTATAPGASAGAVGQLETLARGMRGTDEMLKMIVDYFEQSSEPTVVVFFGDHLPYLGDDYQVYKETGWISGPDDPDFLEKIYRTPVFVWDNYLNKPREDLGMSPSFLGPYVLNRIGMPGTAVTDYLYALYREMPVIPPQNYYEKYGVSAEKLKPYEQLQYDVLFGEQYAYEGYKDKIVKDDYVLGYGPLEIAGVQADGENGIVVTGRNLPPLGVVYWNGAKLETKWQSLECVRAVLPDGQKPSDGGEVQVKVYDSKETVVGQSNTFTFK